In Leptospira levettii, the DNA window CTTGTGTTAATTCCTTTTCGTAGATGGCCATCTTGGCCTGGGATCACTGTACATGTTGCATCAATATTCCCAGAACCATCATAACATACTGTGATATTGGTTTTTGGAGGGGTTTTACCCATCCATGCAGGTTTGTAGACACAACTTGCACTGCCTTTTGGGTTACTCGCTGTGATTGTGAATTGGACTTGGTTTGCCTTCCAACCATTATAAGTGCCTTCGAGTGAATTTGAAAAAAAGGAAAAAACCACACCAGGAGGAAGAGGAGGATTACTTGAAAAACTAAGTCGATTCCCATCAGTTTCAAATGCTTCCAAAAAAAAAGTCCCATTTCTTTTGGGAATCAGAGGAGGACAGATTAAATAGGTTGGTGGATTTACTTTTAATACCACACCACAATGTGGTGACTCATCAAAATTAATATAACGCAACAGTAAACTGTCTTTGTATTGATCTGATTTTGGATCACATAAGTTTTCTAAATCGGACTGATTGCAAGAGAAGAGGGTAATCACACAGATACAAAGTAGAAATAACCAAATTTGGAACTGTGTCATAAAATTAATGCTAAACGGTAATTCTGATAACTTCCCCTTTAGGTCGGAATTTCATCAACAATTTTCTGTCTAAAAGTCTCAATTTGTGATTTTAATAGTTCAATTCGATTTGTATCAGAAGGGATAAACGATGTTAGTTGTAACGTTTTTTCTGCCTTGGGTAAGTTGCCAATAATGAGGTACAATTGAACAAGTTGTATTAAATTTGATAAATGTCCAGGGTTACGCAATCGGATTCTCTCACCCATATCAATGGCCTTTCCGTATTCTTTTGTTTGTTTGTAAGTAAAGGATGCCAAATAAATTAAATCTGTGTCACCAGGGTATTCTTCTAAGTAGGTGTTTAATTTTTCCGCAGCCAAGTTGTATTCTTTCATACGTACTAGGAGGCGAATGAGCGCCCTTTGGATTTCTCTATTTTCAGGGTTGATGCGATTTGCTTCTAAAAGACTGGTTTTTGCCTCTTCCAGTTGGTCCAATTTGATTTGTGACTTTGCTTTACGCATCAATTCATATGATTCTTTCCGAATGGCCCTTGGCGGTTGGCTTAGATTTTCTTTAAAGGTAATTCGCATCAGACTTAAATCATCAGTCAGTTCTCCCATAGAAAGAATGGATTGGTAAATTTCTTTTAACTGACCATTCCCTTGTTCTACATGTCGCAAAAATAATTCCTCATCATGGTTGATCTTTCGGGCTGTGGTTTCTGTTACAAACTCGATGTCATCCCTTCCATCGGAACCAAGGATGAGTACGTCTCCAGGAATCAATTGTAAAGTAGAGATTTCGAGTGATTTTTCAGAAAAGGGTGTTCCCAGTTTTCGGAGTTCGGAATTGTTTTTGATAAATTCTGCAGTTCCCTTTCTATACAATACAGACCAAGGATGTTCAGCATTTAAGTAATACATAAGACCAGTTTCGTCATCAATCAGTCCCATTACCATGGATACTAACATAGAACAGTCGAAACTTTCAAAGATATGATGGAGCTCTTGGTATGCGTTTTTAATCCAACGTTCAGCATACAATAATTTTACAGACTCAACAGCATTGGATCGCTCCAAGATGGATTGTACAGCAGCTCCAAGTACGAGTACACCGCCAGCACCTTGTAATGATTTTCCCATGGCATCTGCATTGAGAAAAAACGTATAATCTTTGCCTCGTAATGTAATTGTGCGTGTGATACATATATCACCACCAATTTCATTTTCCCTTCCATGGAACAAAAAGGTCTTTTTCTGTTTGATCAAAAAATCTGTTTTTACATGGGTACCAATGGTTTTATTTAAACTCAATGGTTTGATCAGAAGTGAAGTTAAAAAATAATCACCATCCTGTTGTTTTTTTAAGGTTTCGACGGTTTCCAAACTGTTTCTCAATTCGGAAGTTTTTGCCTCAACTAATTCTTGTAAGTTTTCTCGAATCCTCCCAACTTCTCTCGTTGCCTTTTCATAATTCTCTGCAAACAAAATAAATTCTTTGTCGATGGATAAGATGGGTAGGGCACCTCGGCCACCAGTAGCAAGGCTATTTGCTGATTCATTAATTTGTTCCAATGTTAAATTAATGGATTGGAAAAACATATAAATCAAAATTACAGCTTCGACAAATGTCATTCCAATGAAGGCAGTAATTTTGAGTAAACTTGCATTGCCAAAGGAAATGAAGACTGAAAGAACACTGAGGGATAATAAAATCAATATTAACAAAAAGACAAATTTGCCCTTTAAACTTAGGATACCATAATTTTTGTGAATGGAGACATCTCTGTAAGCTAAGATTTTTTTGATCTCAACTCTTTTGTTACCTGTAAAATAATCGGAGATGATGTAGGAAAAACCTCCATAAACAAATACTGCAGAAAGCCAACCAATGGAAACCAAAACTAACTCGTAGATTGGGTGGTGGCAAATGATATGGGTGATGGAAACAGAAACAAAAACCATTACCGCATAACGAATGGCAGCATACATGTTCTCCTTTGGTAAATGGATGAGTGTATTCAAATTGTTTTCTAATTCTAATATATCTTTGTGGCGAATGGTGTCGTTGTGTCTTAAAAACAGATTTAGTTTTTTTAAATCGTTACGAAATCCACCATACCCAAGAGGAGTGAGGATTCCAAACTCGATGCTATGTCCGACAGCCGCGAGGAAGGTGGCAAATATAAAAACGTACACAACTTCAGGATGGTTCTCGGTGGAAAACTCTGGAATGAGTGCTGATCCAAAAAAATAAGCATAAAAAGCACCAAAAAAGGCACCCTGAAGTGAGAAGAATACAATGGCAAAACTGTAAGAAATGAACCTGTGTAAGAATTTGAATAATTGATCAAAGAATCGACTCATTGTGATCCCCAAGGAAAACAAATAATAAGGTTGTCTCGAACCTAAGTAAACATATTTTTAGGGAATGTGAAAAAAAGTTAGATATCTCATTAAAAAAAACTTTCAACAAGATCCATACAAGTTAGGTTTCGCCAATGGAATTAAAAAACAAAAGAATTGTAGTTACGGGTGCAGGATCAGGGATTGGAAAGGAAACCGTCTTGCAGATGTTAAAACATGAAAACGTAAAAATTTTAGCCTGTGACTTGAACGAAAAAAATGTAGTGTCTCATCCCAATGTAATTCCTTATAAATGTGATGTTTCAAAACCAGAAAATTTAGATAAACTCTTAAAAGATGCTGATAAAAAATTAGGTGGGATCGATATCTTTTTTGCAAATGCAGGTTTTGCGTATTATGAAATCATTCCAGAGGCAAGTTGGGATCGTATCGATCGGATTTTTCGAACGAATGTATACTCTCCTTTTTACACTTTAGTGAGTTTGAACAAACACAGGACTTCTCCTTGTTTATTTGTTGTCACTGCTTCTGCGATGAGTCATTTACCTCTTCCTGGTTATGCTTTGTATTCAGCAACTAAAGCTTCTGTTCGATCCTTTTTGGATGCCTACCAATGTGAACTAAGGCCAGGAAACCGTACGATGATTGTTTACCCGATTGCGACTAGGACACAATTTTTTGACTCGGCTGGGAACAAAGTCCCGGTTCCATTTCCAAGCCAAACGGCTGAAACCGTTGCAAAACAAATTGTAAATGGGATTTTGAGAGACAAAAAGGAAGTTTTCCCATCCTTTTTGTTTCGATTCATCCAAATCTTGGATCGATTCTTATTTTTTCCGCTTAAAATTTATCAAAAAATAGAGGCGGTAAAATTGAATTCGCATAAATCTTAAGTCTACTGCATAGTGGACACTATGCAGTCTTCCGAGGAAGGATCAAAGCCTAATATTTCGACAGAGGTGGGAGACCATCTCAATGTCGAAGTTGATCTTTTAAAAACAATCATGGACGTAAGTTCCACTGCGATTGTTTTACTGAACCCACAAGGCCAGATTCTTTATGCAAACCCTGCATCTGAGTCTGTTCTTGCCATTAAACTCAAGGACATACTTTCTAGAACTTATGATGCACCACAATGGAAGAACACTTCTCTTGATGGTGGTCCATGGCGAGAAGAAGACCAACCTTTCAATATTGTATTAAAAACGAAAAAACCAGTCACAGACATTCGGCATGCGATCGAAGATTCGTTTGGTGTCAAAAAATACTTATCCATAAATGGTTCCCCTGTTTTTGACGAGGTGGGAGAACTCCGATCCCTTGTATTTTTAATTACCGACATTACTGAAAATGTTTTAAAACAAAAAGCATTAGAAGATAGCGAAGCAAAGTATAGAACTATCACCGAACTTTCGTTAAGTATGGTATATGATTTAGACATCAAAACGGGTGTGAACCAATGGGCTGGTGCCATCCAAGAAATTACTGGTTTTACTCCTGAAGAGTATAGAGCCATTGGTTATGAAGCTTGGATGGTCCTCATCCATCCAGATGACAAAGAGAAAGCCATCCAATTATTTGAAGAGGCAATGGCCAAAAAAACAAAGTTTTCCTGTGTGTATCGTTACCGAACCAAAGATGGAAAATATGTATATATAGAAGATAATGGAATCTTTTTATATGATGTAAATGGAAACGCCTATCGAATGTTTGGTGCAATGATCAACCGAACTGAACAAATTGAAGCAAACTTAGCACTAAAAGAATCTGAGTCTAGGCTTCTTATGTCTTTGGATGCTGTCAAAATGGGAATTTGGAGTTGGGACATTGACCAGCGAAATATTTATTGGTCTCCCCAAACCTATGAGATTTACGGACTTGATCCAGATGGCCCCGCGATCACTGTGGAAAGGTATCTCACTTTAAATGATCTAGATGATTTACAAAAGGTCTCAGCAGAAATCCAACTCTTAAAAGATGATCCTTCCAGGTCTGGATACAAAATCCAACAACGGATTTTTCATGCGGATGGAATGGTTCATTGGGTAGAGTCTCGCGGAAATTTAATCCGTGATAAAGATGGAAAACCAGTTCGATTGATGGGAACTATACTCGATGTAACAGAATCAAAATTGGCAGAGGAAGCACTCCGAACTTCCGATGAAAGATTCCGTGCTTTTTACCAATTTTCGACAGAAGCGTTTTTGATCTTTGATGAAAATTCACTCAGAGCAAAGGATTCTAACTTTGCCTTTCAGAATTTATTTGGATACTCAAGTGATGACACAAAAAATTTAAAAATCCGATCTTTACTTACACCAGACTCACTCCAAAAAATTAGAGAGAAAATTGCGGATAATTCGAGTGATTCGATTGAGATCCTTTGTAAGAGAAAAAATGGGGAAGTGTTTCCTGCTTTAGTATCCATCAAACGGTTTAAATACAACCAAACAAACTCAATCGCATATAGTATTTTTGATTTGAGTCCTCTCAAAGAAGTGGAAGAACTCCGCCAAATCAATTCAGAAATACGTGAAAAAAACAAACTCATTGAAAAACAAAAAATCGAACTGGAGATGGCGTTTGAGAATTTAAAACGCACCCAGGAACAACTTGTACAATCCGAAAAACTCGCAGCACTCGGTCAGTTAATTGCAGGAATTGCCCACGAAATAAATAATCCAATTGGTGCAGTTAAAGCTTCCAATCAAAATATGATGGATTGGCAAAAACGATATGGGATTGCCTCACAGTTGTTTCGAGAAGCGATCCTGAGTGTACCTAGGGAAGAACAAGTGATTCTCAAAACGATTCTTTCAAACCTAGACCAACCAATCGAATTTTATACAGGAAAAGAAGAAAGGTTACGGAAAAAGAAGAACAAAGAAATTTTAATCCAACATGGGTTTAAATCAGATGATGCTGATGAATTTGCAGAAGCTTGGGTAGAATTAGGGATTGGAGAATTAGAAGACAAATACATACCACTCTTCAGGTCTCATTATCTAAGAGTATTCTTGGATTATTTAGCACTTGAAATCCAATTCCGTCGTAACACTCGTTCCATCCAATTGGCAGTTGATCGTGTTTCTAAAATCATGTATGCATTGAAAAACTTTTCACATTTTGATTCTACTGGGAAAAAAATCAAAGCATCCATACAAGAGACGATTGAGACGGTTCTTACCATTTACCAAAACCAATTGAAGAGGGGAATTACCGTAATCAAAAATTACGATGAGATTCCACCTATAGACTGTTATCCTGATGATTTATTACATGTTTGGACTAATCTAATTTATAATTCCTTACAAGCCATGTCCTTTACTGGAAAATTGATGATCACAATCAAAGATTGTGGATCCGAAGTTTTGGTATCCTTACAAGATTCCGGTCCAGGGATTGATCCAGGGATCCGTTCCAAAATTTTTGAACCATTTTTTACAACCAAACCTCCTGGAGAAGGAAGTGGACTTGGCCTTGATATCGTGAATAAAATTGTAAAACGACATGGTGGAAGGATTGATTTGTCTTCCAAACCAGGTGAAACTATATTTTCGATTTATTTACCAAAAGGTCATTCATGATCGATGGCTTGTGAGATAGCTGTGATGAGTTCTTTTTCGTCCCAAGGTTTTTTCAAACAAGTGACAAGCCCAATTTCTTTTTCCAAAGCAGTTACTAATTTTTCATCGGCAAAACCTGTGATGATAACTTTTTCGATGGATGGAAATCGTTTGTGAACTTTTCTTAAAAATTCATCTCCATTCATTCCTGGCATGGACCAATCAGAAATAATAACAGCAACAGAATTTCCTTCTTCTTCTAATTCTATAATTAAATCCCATGCTTCGTTGGCATTTTCTGCGGTTAGGTATTTGAACCTCTCTCCGAAATGGTGTTTTACTTGGGATTTCATGCTCAGTAAAATGATGGACTCATCATCTACGAAGAGAATTCCCTTTTTCCCATTTTTATTTTCAGTGAGGATTTCCACAGGACAAAGTTTTATCCGTTCTCTTTTAGATTGCAAGTAAATCTTGCCAAAATCCTAGAATTTCTACACTTGGGTCTTTATGACAGCTTACCCAACTTTACTTTCTCCATTATCCCTTGGATTCACTACACTAAAAAACCGAACCATTATGGGTTCTATGCATACAGGCCTAGAAGAGGCTCCGAATGGATACGAACGTATGGCGACTTTTTATGGGGAAAGGGCAAAGGGTGGAGTTGCTCTCATCGTCACGGGTGGTATTGCACCGAATGAGGCCGGACGTGTTTCGAAAGGTGGCAGTGTGATGGACACGGAAGAAGAAGCATTGCACCACCGTGTTGTGACTGATGCAGTCCACAAAGAAGGTGGAAAAATTGCCATGCAGATTTTGCATACAGGCAGATATGGATACCATGACAAAATAGTAGGAGCTTCCAATTTACGTGCTCCCATTAATATGTTCAAACCTCATCCCTTAACAGAAGAAGAAATCTGGAAAACCATCGAAGACTTTGTTAGATGTTCCGAATTAGCTAAATTAGCTGGTTATGATGGAGTGGAGATCATGGGTAGTGAAGGTTACCTCATCAATCAGTTTATTGCGAAAAGGACCAATAACAGAACAGATGATTGGGGAGGGAGTTTTGAAAATCGTATCAAATTCCCAATTGAAATCGTAAAAGCAGTCAGAAAACGAGTAGGAACTGATTTTATCATCATTTACCGTCTGTCGATGTTAGACTTGGTTGAGGAAGGTGGTAATATCGATGAAGTTTTACACCTTGCAAAAGAAATCGAGAAAGCGGGTGCCACCATTATCAACACAGGAATTGGTTGGCATGAAGCAAGAATCCCAACAATTGCGATGATGGTTCCAAGAGCTGCTTTTACTTGGGTCACTGCAAAAGTAAAAGGTCACGTGTCGATTCCACTTGTGACTTCCAACAGAATCAATACTCCTGAAGTAGCAGAATCTGTTTTATCTCGAGGGGATGCTGATTTAGTATCGATGGCACGTCCATTCCTTGCTGATTCCTTTTTTGTTGAGAAGGCGATGGCGGGAAAACCGGAAGAGATCAATACATGTATTGCCTGTAACCAAGCATGTTTAGATCATATTTTCCAAGGAAAAACGGCAAGTTGTTTGGTGAACCCAAGAGCATGCCATGAAACCGAATTGAACATTCAAAAAACGGGTCATGTGAAAAAGGTAGCAGTTGTTGGTGCTGGTCCCGGTGGCATGTCTTGTGCAAAAACACTAGCGGAACGTGGACATTCTGTAACACTTTTTGATGCACAACCAGAGTTAGGTGGGCAATTGAATATTGCTAGGCGTATCCCTGGTAAAGAAGAGTTTAAAGAAACCATTCGTTATTTTGACACTATGTTAAAAAAATATGGAGTTGAAGTGAAACTCAATACCTATATCACAAGTGAATCATTGATCGAACAAGGTTTCGAAGAAGTGGTCCTTGCGACAGGTGTGATCCCAAGAATTCCTGAGATACCAGGTATCAATGGACCAAATGTTCTTAGTTATGTGGATGTTGTTTTAAAAGGGAAACCTGTTGGAAAACGTGCAGTGGTAATGGGTGCAGGTGGTATCGGATTTGATGTTAGTATTTTACTCACTGATCCTGGTCATAGTTTTACAACTGATAATTACCTCAAAGAGTGGGGGATACGAAAAACGATTGATAAAGATGGGGGACTTGGTTCCAAAGAAACACCAACAGGTGTTCGAGAAGTGACTATGTTAAAACGTTCAAATAGTAAATTTGGTGCTACCCTTGGAAAAACAACTGGATGGATCCATAAAACATCTTTAGAGGACAGGAAGGTAAACCAAATTTCAGGAGTTACCTACAAGGCAATTGAATCAGATGGAATTGTAATTGAGGTCAAAGGGGAAACTAAGAAAATTCCTTGTGATACAGTTGTGATATGTGCAGGCCAAGATCCAAACCGTGCTTTACTCGAACCCTTACAAAAAGCAAAAATCCCCGTACATTTAATCGGGGGTGCCGACCTTGCTTCTGAATTAGATGCAAAACGGGCGATTGACCAAGGGACAAGACTTGCCGTTTCCATATAATGAATTAGGGGATTGATCAATACTCTGAATCAAACTATACAATTGAAACCTTTAAAGATGTCGGTTCGGAATGCAGAATTTCAAATCATTTCTGCACTCCGGACCAATCGAACCAAACGTAGTCAGGAAAAAGAAGTTTTTGTAGAAGGTACAGAGCCCATAAAGCAGTTGTTAACTGCTGGTTGGAAAATCACTCGGATTTTGTTCCGAGAAAAAACTGCCTTGTCTTCCTGGGCAAAGGAAGTGATTCAAAACCAAAGCGATGCAAACATTTTTGAAGTGAAAGATGAATTGTACTTAGAACTTTCCGAAAAAGAAACTCCATCTGAACTCATCGTAACTGCCAAAATCAAAAACCAATTGGACCTAAATGGACTGATTCAAAAAAAATCCCTCTTACCAAATGAGAATCCATTCTATCTATTATTTGATCGGCCAAGTGATTACGGAAATTTTGGAACTTTGTTACGTTCTGCGGATGCATTTTTAGTCGATCTCGTGTTTGTCATCGGTCATTCCATTGATGTATATGACCCCAAGGTGATCCGTTCGAGTTTAGGGAGTTTGTTTCATACACAACTTGTGTTTGTTCCCAATTTTGAAACGTTGAATCTATTTGTGGAGTCGGAAAAAAAACGAAGTGGACTCAGTGTGATTGGCACCGATTCCAGCGGTGAGTTTGATTTACGAGAGAAAACGTTAACATCCCCAATTTTACTGATCTTAGGGAATGAAAAAAAAGGGATGAGTGTACAATTACAATCCCTCTGTGACTCAATGGTTAAAATTCCAATGTTTGGTGTCGTGAACTCACTCAATGTTTCTTGTGCTGGTTCCATCCTACTTTGGGAAGTCACCAAAGGAAGGGGATCACAAAAGACAAATCAGTGTTAACGACAGGTGGCTATACTTCCATCTGGATTGTATTTTACACTCGCACCAGAAGTAAACTGAATGTATTTCACTCCATCCACACATACTTCGTCATAACCAAAGTATTTAGCACACCCTCTAGAAATGGAACCACAACCAATGAAAAAAAGTGTGGATACTAAAATCAGTCGAATCGGTTTCATGGGTATCATGTTTTTACCTCAATTCCTTTTTCTAATGGAATTTGGTTCCAAATGCTTTCCAATTTTGCGAAATGAGCAGTGAGTTGGTTTTTATGATACAAGACAATATTGGATTTTTTTAAATTGTGTAATGATTTGGGAATATGATACAAAACTTCTTTTGTGCGAATGATTTCGCCTTCCCAATCAATCAAATTTACTTTTTTCAGTTTTGCAAAAAGGATTTCTAATTGTGAAACAAATGTTTCTTTTCGTAATTCAGAAGCAATGGTAATTTCTGGAAATTGGTTTTCGATATGTGATTTAAATTGGGACAATAACTGAATGATTTGTTGTTTTTTGATTTTGGTTTCTTTTTCCAGTTTGAGTAATAAAAAAGAAGTTAGGTTTCCAATCGTAACTGTGTAGTGTTTTCCCAAAGTTTCCGCAACTAGTTTCACTACTTGGTCTGCTGGCATCTCATTCGGAATTTCAAAAGGTTTACCATACTTAATGTATAGTTTTGTTTTTTGGTAAGATAAGTGATCATAGGTAAGTGTAAAACTATTAAAATGAAGTTTATCAATCTTTGATTTGATGTGGTAAGCTCCACGTTTTACTTGGTTTAGAAATCCATCATGGTTGTATGTGCCTTCTGGAAACATAAACAAATTGCGACCTTTTCGAATGTGAGTAACCATATCTGTCCATTCACTATCCACTTTGTCACGAAGTTCCCCTTTTTTAATGAGTTCTCTCGCATTGTCACGAAACGGGCGTTTGATGGGGACTGCTCCAATATAACGTAATAAAATCGGTATGATATTTGTAGCATCGATGAATTTGAAAATCCACTTCATGATTCCTTTTGCACGAAATTCTTTTTGTAAAAACCCAGGAAGTAGGATATCTTCTCTGGCAGGGATGATCATTTTGATTTTAGGATTGAGTCTTGGGTAAACCATGGAAAGGGAGACAACGTCAGCTTCTGATACATGGTTACACAGGAGAGCAGAGGGATAAGGGGCTTCTAATTCTTCTTTTGTTTCTGGGAAGTTTTCTTCTATGGAATGGAAAACAAGTCCTTTTGCTAAACTTACGAGTTTGATGAGAAAGTCATAAGGGATCGTATGTTTTTTGGGTTTCATTGAGGTAGGTTTCTTTTGGAAAGGAAGAAAAGTCAATAGCAATCTCTAGAGATAAAAAGGCGTTTGTTTTCGTTTCCATCCAATCGTAAAACGCATCATTTGATGATTAAAGAACAGTTCCACAAAATTCGGAATGTTTCCGACCAAACTGTACAATCTTCTTTACAATAGAAATTTTAGATTGTGGAATGCCTTCACTCATGTCTGGATTCAGGGATCAAATTCTATGAAAGGAAACAAACCAGTTTCCATTCTATTCATATCCGTTGTGATGGTTTTTTCCACCTACTTAGGGTATCTAGGATGGTTGGAATGGGAAAACTTAATTTCCATTTTTGTTTCGTTCTTTGTTTATATTACCAGTGTCCTTTGTTTGTTTCGGATTTTAGGAAAATGGTTGGTTCTCTTGTCCCTTTCTTTTGTTTCCATTTGGGTTCTTCAGTTTGCCTTTCGTGCAGAACTCAAGACTTTAAAATCCGTATGGGAAGTGCCACCCGAAGGTTTTCCAAAAAACGAACCCAGGAATGGATTTGAATTTTTGGAGTTAGAGGGGTATACACTCGACAAGAATTTGATTCTATCGAAGTCGATCCAACATAAGTCCCGCGATGCCAAGGGGAGGGACACGAGCCATACTTCTTTTTATGAGATGATCCCACTTATGTCAGATAAGGACCCGTCGGAACCAATTCGATTCTTCTTTTTGGACCAAAATTTGTTTCGTTTCCACAATTGGTTAGAACTTGGGGTGAAACCCCGATTTGCCAAAATCTTACCAGAGTCTATGGATTTCCCCATTCTCCTACAAACGTGGGAACAAAAGTATCCAGAAACCCAAAAAGGGAATGTTGTCTGGATTTCTCTTTATGAAACAAAGGAAGATTATGTCCAATCCACTTCCTCCTTCTTTCTTTTCCTCTCTCTCATTCCTTCCGGGATTTGGTTTTTGGTTGGGACGTTTTTCCTTTTGAAACAGATGATGGGAGGGGGCATCAGAATTTTCGTTCATTTTATGAACAAAAATTCCTTTACTTTGTTCAAAGACTGAACACATTTTGACAAAGAATGGGACTCAGGGGGCGAAGCTATGCCTGGGATCCACTCAAAAGCTGGCATTCCTTTTCCACTTTGGTGTCCAAACCGGGCACAACTTCCTCCATGAAAGAACAATACGAATACAGTGACCACCACC includes these proteins:
- a CDS encoding 1-acyl-sn-glycerol-3-phosphate acyltransferase produces the protein MKPKKHTIPYDFLIKLVSLAKGLVFHSIEENFPETKEELEAPYPSALLCNHVSEADVVSLSMVYPRLNPKIKMIIPAREDILLPGFLQKEFRAKGIMKWIFKFIDATNIIPILLRYIGAVPIKRPFRDNARELIKKGELRDKVDSEWTDMVTHIRKGRNLFMFPEGTYNHDGFLNQVKRGAYHIKSKIDKLHFNSFTLTYDHLSYQKTKLYIKYGKPFEIPNEMPADQVVKLVAETLGKHYTVTIGNLTSFLLLKLEKETKIKKQQIIQLLSQFKSHIENQFPEITIASELRKETFVSQLEILFAKLKKVNLIDWEGEIIRTKEVLYHIPKSLHNLKKSNIVLYHKNQLTAHFAKLESIWNQIPLEKGIEVKT